The proteins below are encoded in one region of Mya arenaria isolate MELC-2E11 chromosome 15, ASM2691426v1:
- the LOC128220643 gene encoding calpain-5-like — protein sequence MGLFESDHPFKGQVFKDIKNKCVKAGSLFKDPEFPPTGSSIYNSKPCPADIVWKRPGEIVSNPKFFEDGVSSDDLSQGSLGNCWFVAACACLTENSKLWKKIIPDSEDQEWSEKNKYAGIFHFKFWRCGTWVHVVIDDYLPTRDGSLIFVHSKTRNEFWSALLEKAYAKLFGSYESLDGGYEKDALVDMTGGVGEDIHLTDYTTPEQMKDLFKILRQSKENHALMSASIDATANDMEAELSCGLVKGHAYSVTAVKKIKLGTGLFSIFSRDHLQMVRCRNPWGGTEWKGAWSDGSAEWKKVSDSQKKELGLVFDDNGEFWMSYEDFCQYFTSMNICHIINRSFFSIQKTWQEDKVQGQWRQPDRCGEIGIHSISLQNPQYIFDITKEEDEVMISLEQKDKRGDKEENYAIGFSVYKSDVNRKYRMHDTLDMLSSGPFNISRSVLNRVTLSRGRYCIVPSTYEPGQCGEYVLRMYASNHLNLTELLHDEPMPGKCCCFTRKRSQIAATQITLVKAEGLEPQDAGISADPYCIVKYEGGSIENNYKEDTLNPEWNDRVTLYRKDPHKDVTIEVWNHNIFKDQLMGICTLSMDKPHKYTDGNAIEGYKLFTKGKEGPVKKPGRLWLKVYHTDNMASV from the exons ATGGGGCTGTTTGAAAGCGACCATCCTTTTAAAGGTCAAGTATTCAAAGATATTAAAAACAAGTGTGTAAAAGCCGGATCCCTATTTAAAGATCCAGAATTTCCGCCCACTGGCTCCTCGATTTACAACAGTAAGCCATGTCCTGCCGATATTGTTTGGAAGAGACCAGGG GAGATTGTATCCAATCCCAAGTTTTTCGAAGACGGAGTCAGTTCTGACGATTTATCCCAAGGGTCGCTTGGAAACTGCTGGTTCGTTGCCGCGTGTGCTTGTCTTACAGAGAACTCTAAACTGTGGAAAAAG ATAATTCCGGATTCTGAAGACCAAGAGTGGAGCGAGAAGAACAAGTACGCCGGCATATTCCACTTCAAATTTTGGCGATGTGGTACCTGGGTGCACGTGGTCATAGATGATTACCTACCTACTAGGGATGGGAGTCTTATCTTCGTACATTCCAAAACAAGGAATGAGTTCTGGTCGGCCCTCTTGGAAAAGGCTTACGCTAA GCTTTTTGGAAGCTATGAATCTCTCGATGGTGGATACGAGAAGGATGCCCTTGTCGACATGACAGGAGGGGTCGGGGAAGACATTCACCTGACAGATTATACAACGCCTGAACAAATGAAAGACCTCTTTAAAATTCTCAGGCAGTCAAAAGAGAACCACGCCCTTATGAGTGCTTCCATTGAT GCAACAGCCAATGACATGGAAGCAGAATTATCATGCGGGCTGGTGAAAGGCCACGCCTACAGTGTCACGGCGGTGAAGAAGATCAAACTTGGCACggggttgttttcgatattttcTAGAGACCACCTACAGATGGTCCGCTGTAGAAACCCTTGGGGAGGAACGGAATGGAAGGGGGCGTGGAGCGATGG TTCTGCTGAATGGAAGAAAGTCAGCGACAGCCAGAAGAAAGAGCTGGGTCTTGTTTTTGACGACAATGGGGAATTCTG GATGTCATACGAAGACTTTTGCCAGTACTTCACCAGCATGAACATATGTCACATCATCAACCGGTCATTCTTCTCCATACAAAAGACGTGGCAGGAGGACAAGGTCCAAGGACAGTGGCGCCAGCCAGACCGCTGCGGGGAAATCGGCATACATTCTATATCTCTCCAAAACCCACAG TACATCTTTGACATTACTAAGGAAGAGGATGAAGTAATGATATCCCTGGAACAGAAGGACAAACGTGGAGACAAAGAAGAAAACTACGCAATTGGATTTTCTGTGTACAAG TCTGATGTAAACCGGAAGTACCGAATGCATGACACACTGGACATGTTATCATCCGGGCCTTTCAACATATCTCGTAGTGTATTAAATCGAGTTACACTCAGTAGGGGCCGCTACTGTATAGTTCCGTCAACCTATGAACCAGGTCAATGTGGAGAGTATGTTTTGAGGATGTACGCAAGCAACCATTTAAATCTCAC CGAGTTGTTACACGACGAGCCGATGCCCGGCAAATGTTGCTGCTTCACAAGGAAGAGGTCGCAGATAGCTGCCACCCAGATCACCCTGGTTAAGGCAGAAGGTCTCGAACCGCAAGACGCAGGGATAT CTGCCGACCCGTACTGTATCGTGAAATACGAAGGTGGCTCGATAGAAAACAACTACAAGGAGGACACGCTGAACCCGGAATGGAATGATCGGGTCACGCTGTACCGTAAAGACCCGCACAAAGACGTCACTATCGAA GTTTGGAACCATAACATCTTCAAGGACCAGTTGATGGGTATTTGTACGTTGTCAATGGATAAACCCCATAAGTACACGGATGGAAATGCTATTGAAGGGTACAAACTCTTCACGAAAGGGAAGGAAGGTCCCGTAAAAAAACCTGGCAGGCTCTGGCTCAAAGTGTACCACACTGATAACATGGCTAGTGTTTAA
- the LOC128220644 gene encoding uncharacterized protein LOC128220644 isoform X2, with translation MSDNKNYNRLIKMFVKVGKVVLVQLIERYVSIRGREWTVDHLIHENIARITATTTGHKNIMIFFPGLNQRTDLAAWSMHMLCFVLREICVDLPDSVSHSIDELRGIRDTICFGEAAMSDHSFEQMVSSIRRIFSSLSEYSGENAQVDEELRAPLTKPDEQVCFTEVVAWHTDEKEHRERVREVPDELKMITDRIVSLRKANKAVPPREEAMLELPVLKIVLQPKAKTLRQSLDVSKRLATAFLGVQSTSLDDLEREVKRVIETLKSANNIDNYLTDNEMTLFASSHRQINIDKNLSSHCGEITLTVKCNKSEDLQKFEQFNKDGRLYKTFERLSTVLNRSYKTEDIYLEVAMEQLPLVREQVEPEPHVTQEQIELGITSVADDLTKSGLLLQRYKTW, from the exons ATGTCGGACAATAAAAACTATAACAgattaatcaaaatgtttgtcAAAGTTGGAAAAGTTGTCTTAGTCCAACTTATAGAAAGGTATGTGTCGATCAGAGGACGTGAATGGACTGTTGATCACCTTATTCACGAAAACATAGCTAGAATTACTGCAACGACTACGGGACACAAGAACATAATGATATTCTTTCCTGGGCTTAACCAGCGGACAGACCTTGCAGCATGGAGCATGCACATGCTTTGTTTTGTGCTCAGAGAAATTTGCGTTGATTTGCCAGACAGCGTTTCACACAGCATCGATGAGTTGAGAGGCATACGAGATACCATCTGTTTCGGAGAAGCGGCCATGAGCGATCATTCATTTGAACAAATGGTTTCCAGCATAAGAAGAATATTCAGTTCCCTTTCGGAATATTCTGGAGAAAATGCTCAGGTAGATGAAGAACTTAGAGCACCTTTAACCAAACCCGATGAACAAGTTTGCTTCACAGAGGTTGTTGCGTGGCATACAGATGAAAAGGAACATAGAGAAAGAGTGCGAGAGGTACCAGACG AACTGAAAATGATTACGGACAGAATTGTGAGTCTAAGAAAGGCGAACAAAGCGGTTCCCCCAAGGGAAGAAGCCATGCTAGAGCTACCAG ttCTTAAAATAGTTCTGCAACCTAAAGCCAAAACTTTGCGTCAAAGCCTTGATGTATCTAAGCGCTTAGCTACAGCCTTCCTAGGGGTGCAGAGTACAAGTTTAGACGATTTGGAAAGAGAGGTGAAAAGGGTTATTGAAACTCTAAAATCGG CGAACAACATTGACAACTACTTGACGGACAATGAAATGACTTTATTCGCGTCAAGCCATCGTCagataaatattgataaaaatctgTCGAGTCATTGCGGAGAAATAACATTAACAGTTAAATGTAACAAATCAGAGGATCTCCAAAAATTCGAGCAATTTAACAAAGATGGACGCCTCTATAAAACTTTCGAACGTCTGTCAACGGTTTTGAATCGATCCTACAAAACAGAGGAtatttacttagaagtagcAATGGAGCAATTACCACTTGTCAG GGAACAGGTAGAGCCTGAACCTCATGTCACACAAGAGCAGATTGAATTGGGAATTACAAGCGTTGCGGATGACCTTACTAAATCCGGACTGCTCCTCCAGCGATATAAGACTTGGTGA
- the LOC128220644 gene encoding uncharacterized protein LOC128220644 isoform X1, which produces MSDNKNYNRLIKMFVKVGKVVLVQLIERYVSIRGREWTVDHLIHENIARITATTTGHKNIMIFFPGLNQRTDLAAWSMHMLCFVLREICVDLPDSVSHSIDELRGIRDTICFGEAAMSDHSFEQMVSSIRRIFSSLSEYSGENAQVDEELRAPLTKPDEQVCFTEVVAWHTDEKEHRERVREVPDELKMITDRIVSLRKANKAVPPREEAMLELPVLKIVLQPKAKTLRQSLDVSKRLATAFLGVQSTSLDDLEREVKRVIETLKSENLQLSNVKRGCIELHIQCSNIESFTKLIEDCVSGKLTNMFEPVQQAIRQQEGFEEYTQELFMYKDDFDSCMIELANNIDNYLTDNEMTLFASSHRQINIDKNLSSHCGEITLTVKCNKSEDLQKFEQFNKDGRLYKTFERLSTVLNRSYKTEDIYLEVAMEQLPLVREQVEPEPHVTQEQIELGITSVADDLTKSGLLLQRYKTW; this is translated from the exons ATGTCGGACAATAAAAACTATAACAgattaatcaaaatgtttgtcAAAGTTGGAAAAGTTGTCTTAGTCCAACTTATAGAAAGGTATGTGTCGATCAGAGGACGTGAATGGACTGTTGATCACCTTATTCACGAAAACATAGCTAGAATTACTGCAACGACTACGGGACACAAGAACATAATGATATTCTTTCCTGGGCTTAACCAGCGGACAGACCTTGCAGCATGGAGCATGCACATGCTTTGTTTTGTGCTCAGAGAAATTTGCGTTGATTTGCCAGACAGCGTTTCACACAGCATCGATGAGTTGAGAGGCATACGAGATACCATCTGTTTCGGAGAAGCGGCCATGAGCGATCATTCATTTGAACAAATGGTTTCCAGCATAAGAAGAATATTCAGTTCCCTTTCGGAATATTCTGGAGAAAATGCTCAGGTAGATGAAGAACTTAGAGCACCTTTAACCAAACCCGATGAACAAGTTTGCTTCACAGAGGTTGTTGCGTGGCATACAGATGAAAAGGAACATAGAGAAAGAGTGCGAGAGGTACCAGACG AACTGAAAATGATTACGGACAGAATTGTGAGTCTAAGAAAGGCGAACAAAGCGGTTCCCCCAAGGGAAGAAGCCATGCTAGAGCTACCAG ttCTTAAAATAGTTCTGCAACCTAAAGCCAAAACTTTGCGTCAAAGCCTTGATGTATCTAAGCGCTTAGCTACAGCCTTCCTAGGGGTGCAGAGTACAAGTTTAGACGATTTGGAAAGAGAGGTGAAAAGGGTTATTGAAACTCTAAAATCGG AAAATTTGCAACTGAGCAATGTCAAGAGGGGATGCATCGAACTTCACATACAATGTTCAAACATTGAGAGTTTCACAAAGCTCATTGAGGACTGCGTCAGTGGAAAACTTACTAACATGTTTGAACCAGTTCAGCAGGCTATTCGACAGCAAGAAGGCTTTGAAGAATACACTCAGgaattgtttatgtataaagACGATTTCGACAGTTGCATGATTGAACTAG CGAACAACATTGACAACTACTTGACGGACAATGAAATGACTTTATTCGCGTCAAGCCATCGTCagataaatattgataaaaatctgTCGAGTCATTGCGGAGAAATAACATTAACAGTTAAATGTAACAAATCAGAGGATCTCCAAAAATTCGAGCAATTTAACAAAGATGGACGCCTCTATAAAACTTTCGAACGTCTGTCAACGGTTTTGAATCGATCCTACAAAACAGAGGAtatttacttagaagtagcAATGGAGCAATTACCACTTGTCAG GGAACAGGTAGAGCCTGAACCTCATGTCACACAAGAGCAGATTGAATTGGGAATTACAAGCGTTGCGGATGACCTTACTAAATCCGGACTGCTCCTCCAGCGATATAAGACTTGGTGA